A portion of the Clostridium gelidum genome contains these proteins:
- a CDS encoding sucrose-specific PTS transporter subunit IIBC: MSDNYEKIAKEVIEAVGGADNIISAAHCATRLRLILKDRKKADDKVVEGIDKVKGFFFTSGQYQIIFGTGTVNKVFEQVSVLGISGTSKSEQSQMVAEQGDNKFKRGIRIFSDIFIPIIPAMVATGLFMGLRGVLLQEQILSLFGLTVESIPSSLLAFTQILTDTAFAFLPVLICWSAFKKFGGTPILGIMVGLMLVSPSLPNGWAVAQGTAEPLILFGIKMAGYQASVLPAFFAGLIGAKLEIWLRKRISDTFDLILTPFLTLLITLICGLLIIGPIAHQIEISLVYVVTLLFTLPFGIGGLIWGGISQLIVVTGVHQALSVVEIQMLAQTKWNLVNPIGSCAIAAQAGAAFAVGMKTKSKKIKALSFPSVIAALLGITEPAIFGVNLRFVKPFIMGLVGGGVGGFLASLFKLKATGMGISALPGMLLYLNNQFPLYILVIVISFGVAFALTFLFGYKDKEENKGE; the protein is encoded by the coding sequence ATGAGTGATAATTATGAAAAAATTGCAAAAGAAGTAATTGAAGCAGTAGGAGGAGCAGATAATATTATTTCAGCTGCTCACTGTGCTACAAGATTAAGACTTATTCTTAAAGATAGAAAGAAAGCTGATGATAAGGTAGTTGAAGGAATTGATAAAGTAAAAGGATTTTTCTTCACTTCAGGACAATATCAAATTATTTTCGGAACAGGAACTGTAAATAAAGTATTTGAACAAGTAAGTGTTCTTGGTATATCTGGTACATCAAAATCAGAGCAAAGCCAAATGGTAGCTGAACAAGGTGATAATAAATTTAAAAGAGGAATTCGTATATTTTCTGATATATTTATACCAATTATACCAGCAATGGTTGCCACAGGATTGTTTATGGGACTTAGAGGAGTTTTATTACAAGAACAAATATTATCATTATTTGGACTAACAGTAGAAAGCATTCCTAGCTCACTATTAGCATTTACTCAAATATTAACAGATACTGCTTTTGCATTCTTACCAGTTCTTATTTGCTGGTCAGCATTTAAGAAATTTGGAGGAACACCAATACTTGGAATTATGGTTGGACTTATGCTTGTAAGCCCATCGCTTCCTAATGGATGGGCAGTAGCTCAAGGAACAGCTGAACCACTTATATTATTTGGAATTAAAATGGCAGGATATCAGGCATCAGTATTACCAGCTTTTTTTGCAGGACTAATTGGTGCAAAATTAGAGATTTGGCTTAGAAAAAGAATTTCGGATACATTTGATTTAATACTTACGCCATTTTTGACATTACTTATTACCTTAATTTGTGGGTTATTAATTATTGGACCTATTGCTCATCAAATTGAAATTTCTCTTGTATACGTTGTAACATTATTATTTACTTTACCTTTTGGAATAGGTGGATTAATTTGGGGAGGGATATCTCAATTAATAGTAGTTACAGGTGTTCACCAAGCATTAAGTGTTGTTGAAATACAGATGTTAGCGCAAACAAAATGGAATCTTGTAAATCCTATTGGTTCTTGTGCAATAGCTGCACAGGCCGGAGCAGCATTTGCAGTAGGGATGAAAACTAAGTCTAAAAAAATTAAAGCTTTATCTTTTCCATCAGTAATAGCAGCACTTTTAGGAATTACAGAACCAGCTATATTTGGGGTCAATTTAAGATTTGTAAAACCTTTTATAATGGGACTTGTTGGTGGAGGCGTAGGTGGATTCTTAGCTTCATTATTTAAACTTAAGGCGACTGGCATGGGTATATCTGCCTTGCCAGGAATGCTTCTTTATTTAAATAATCAATTTCCATTATATATATTAGTAATAGTAATTTCTTTTGGAGTTGCATTTGCACTTACATTCTTATTTGGATATAAAGACAAAGAAGAAAATAAGGGAGAATAA
- a CDS encoding glycoside hydrolase family 32 protein: MDKKNDIKPKYHIAPKAGFLNDPNGLVQFKGIYHAFYQWLEEVTPQGAKCWRHCISKDLVHWEDKGIALKPDMWYDKNGCYSGNAIVFSEKIYLFYTGNVRKENGDRETYQCLATSEDGITFKKHGPVVYLPEGYTAHFRDPKVWKDEEENIWWMIVGAQTIEKKGNVALFWSEDLYNWNYKGNLLPDTMNWGYMCECPDMIRLGEKYILIVSMQEKKIENSIEKDSCHAVWMSGEFSKEKGTFTPYKEGIRVDEGFDFYAPQSFVDENNRTLYMSWMGGGEYDYQMSQPAGKDGWLHSFTYPREFVYKNNWLYQKPIKELEFLRDDKVEKSIEDEEVSLEVKDYYKEMEFMLNDQNEFKCTILGSLKLSYNSSQKILNIKRFNWLTKEFDEKYLNINEDLKTFKIFIDNSSVEIFINEGKRVISSRVYFQNNSIQIKANGKLKLNLWSYKGDNTNE; this comes from the coding sequence ATGGATAAAAAAAATGACATAAAACCTAAGTACCATATTGCACCTAAAGCAGGTTTCTTAAATGATCCTAATGGATTAGTACAATTTAAAGGAATATATCATGCTTTCTATCAATGGTTAGAAGAAGTTACGCCACAAGGAGCAAAATGCTGGAGACATTGTATTTCTAAAGACTTAGTTCACTGGGAAGACAAAGGAATAGCATTAAAGCCAGATATGTGGTATGACAAAAATGGGTGCTATTCTGGAAATGCTATTGTATTCAGTGAAAAAATTTATCTGTTTTATACTGGAAATGTTAGAAAAGAAAATGGAGATAGAGAAACTTATCAATGTTTAGCAACTTCAGAAGATGGAATTACGTTTAAAAAACATGGACCAGTTGTTTATTTACCAGAAGGATATACAGCACATTTTAGAGATCCAAAAGTTTGGAAAGATGAAGAAGAAAATATATGGTGGATGATAGTAGGAGCGCAGACAATTGAAAAGAAAGGAAATGTAGCACTTTTTTGGTCAGAAGATTTATATAATTGGAATTATAAAGGCAACTTGCTTCCAGACACGATGAACTGGGGATATATGTGTGAATGTCCAGACATGATTCGTTTGGGAGAAAAGTATATTTTAATTGTAAGCATGCAAGAGAAGAAGATAGAAAATAGCATAGAAAAAGATAGCTGTCATGCAGTATGGATGAGTGGTGAATTTTCAAAAGAAAAAGGAACATTTACACCATATAAAGAAGGAATTAGAGTAGATGAAGGCTTCGATTTTTATGCACCTCAATCATTTGTAGATGAAAATAATAGAACATTATATATGTCTTGGATGGGGGGCGGTGAATATGATTATCAAATGTCACAGCCAGCTGGAAAAGATGGATGGCTTCATAGTTTTACGTATCCAAGAGAATTTGTTTATAAAAATAATTGGTTGTATCAAAAACCAATTAAAGAATTAGAATTTCTAAGAGATGATAAAGTTGAAAAAAGTATAGAAGATGAAGAAGTAAGTTTAGAGGTTAAAGATTACTATAAGGAAATGGAATTCATGTTGAATGATCAAAATGAATTTAAATGCACTATATTAGGATCATTAAAACTATCTTATAATTCCAGTCAAAAGATATTAAACATTAAAAGATTTAATTGGCTTACAAAAGAGTTTGATGAGAAATATTTAAACATTAATGAGGATTTAAAAACGTTCAAAATATTTATTGACAATTCTTCAGTGGAAATATTTATAAACGAAGGGAAAAGAGTTATTTCTAGCAGAGTATATTTTCAAAATAATAGTATTCAAATAAAAGCCAATGGAAAATTAAAATTAAATTTATGGAGTTACAAGGGGGACAATACAAATGAGTGA
- a CDS encoding linear amide C-N hydrolase produces MCTAITLQSEQMENFFGRTMDFSYNIEPQLYVVPKYYVWNNIFNLHKFYNCYSFIGIGQKSDGILGFFDGVNERGFAAATLYFAGYAKYEMQIKSTDKEPVSSLDFLHYILGMCGSVEELKEILHDIYIIGLPDPVTQTVAPLHWIATDKSGECVVIEQTEKGLEIFQNPIGIMANSPDFHWHMTNLRNYMNVSPTQTSEAYWGKFHLKPFGQAGGTMQLPGGYTSPERFVRTAYQKTHIQTPKDRTEAIITCFHIMESVSISKGVVTTNRDTYDYTKYIAFINTNTCEYFFKTYDNSQITSVSLWDNYNNSSRPLLLGKLMHPVTFEKM; encoded by the coding sequence ATGTGCACAGCAATAACACTACAATCCGAACAGATGGAAAACTTTTTTGGCCGGACCATGGATTTTTCTTATAATATTGAACCACAGCTTTATGTGGTTCCCAAATATTATGTATGGAATAATATTTTCAACCTGCATAAATTTTATAATTGCTATAGTTTTATAGGAATTGGACAGAAAAGTGATGGAATACTTGGTTTTTTTGATGGAGTAAATGAAAGAGGATTTGCCGCAGCAACATTATATTTTGCAGGTTATGCCAAATACGAAATGCAGATAAAATCTACTGATAAGGAACCTGTTTCATCTTTAGATTTTCTCCATTATATTTTAGGAATGTGTGGATCAGTAGAAGAACTAAAAGAAATACTGCATGACATATACATCATAGGTCTGCCGGATCCCGTAACACAAACAGTCGCACCTTTACATTGGATTGCCACAGATAAAAGCGGAGAATGTGTTGTCATTGAACAAACAGAAAAAGGCCTGGAGATATTCCAAAATCCAATCGGAATTATGGCCAACAGTCCTGACTTTCACTGGCATATGACTAATTTAAGAAATTACATGAATGTATCTCCAACACAGACTAGTGAGGCCTACTGGGGAAAATTTCATTTAAAACCCTTCGGTCAAGCAGGAGGAACTATGCAGTTGCCAGGAGGTTACACGTCCCCTGAACGATTTGTAAGAACTGCATATCAAAAAACGCATATTCAAACACCTAAAGACAGGACAGAGGCAATAATTACATGCTTTCATATTATGGAAAGTGTTTCTATATCAAAAGGGGTTGTCACAACAAATCGAGACACTTATGATTATACGAAATATATTGCCTTTATAAATACAAATACTTGTGAATATTTCTTTAAAACTTATGACAATAGTCAGATTACAAGTGTAAGCCTTTGGGATAATTATAACAACAGTTCACGTCCACTCTTACTAGGGAAATTAATGCATCCAGTCACATTTGAAAAAATGTAA
- a CDS encoding ABC transporter substrate-binding protein, which translates to MKKILKKLLIFIVVVNFLTIILECTIVRGNSKTIITNASIAKDRLQTIKEKGVITVASPLSDISYFYIDNNTNKIAGIEADIITEIAKRLGIDKIETKNVPFSNLLEKLNIDDSIDIAAGGIFITPEREKVVDFTEPLYKASESVVVQTFSNLNFKDDLKNGVVGVEKGTVYVNLAERWKNDNLIKDVVIFENTPELLDAINSNKIQAGLVDSIIIKYSLIKEKNIHLRTLKGYTPEITENVGIAVRKNDTTLLNALNEKINEMKADGTLYAILIENGLDKTNMA; encoded by the coding sequence ATGAAAAAGATACTAAAGAAATTATTGATATTTATTGTTGTAGTAAATTTTCTTACAATAATACTTGAATGTACTATTGTAAGAGGTAATAGTAAAACTATAATAACTAATGCCTCGATTGCAAAAGATAGATTGCAGACAATAAAAGAAAAAGGAGTAATAACTGTTGCTTCTCCATTAAGCGATATCTCATATTTCTATATTGATAATAATACAAATAAGATAGCTGGTATTGAAGCTGATATAATAACTGAAATTGCAAAACGGCTTGGAATTGATAAAATAGAAACTAAGAATGTACCATTCTCAAATCTATTAGAAAAATTAAATATTGATGATAGTATAGACATTGCAGCAGGTGGAATATTTATAACTCCAGAACGTGAAAAGGTAGTAGATTTTACGGAGCCTTTGTATAAAGCTTCAGAATCTGTTGTGGTTCAAACATTTTCAAATCTTAATTTTAAGGATGATTTAAAAAATGGAGTGGTTGGAGTTGAAAAAGGAACAGTATATGTGAATTTAGCAGAAAGATGGAAGAATGATAATTTAATAAAAGATGTAGTAATTTTCGAAAATACACCTGAATTATTGGATGCTATAAATAGTAATAAGATTCAGGCAGGCTTAGTTGATTCTATTATCATAAAATATTCTTTAATAAAAGAAAAGAATATCCATTTAAGAACACTAAAAGGCTATACTCCAGAAATAACTGAAAATGTAGGAATAGCAGTGAGAAAAAATGATACAACATTATTAAATGCATTAAATGAGAAAATTAACGAGATGAAAGCAGATGGTACATTGTATGCTATTCTTATAGAGAATGGGTTAGATAAAACTAATATGGCTTAA
- a CDS encoding Rpn family recombination-promoting nuclease/putative transposase — protein sequence MTKVLDPKNDVVFQKLFGMKINKNILISFLNSILNLSGENSIKEVDFEEKHLDVSLIASEKLSILDLHVITENDMHVNVEIQLVNQYNMIKRTIFYMSKMLISQLEKGEDYSDLNRTVTINILNFNYLEDENFIKCYGLFEKYTKKPLTDLMEFIFIELPKFNRLKQPHKLVEPNKESNEKLYKWLTFLSNPTGKEIENFMKTDGEIKEAMDVLYKISGDKEAVMLAEMREKAMMDEQSRLNGARKEGVKKGVKEGKIEVAKNFLKMGMSIEQISMGTGLTIEEVEKLKNNEAI from the coding sequence GTGACTAAAGTATTAGACCCTAAAAATGATGTTGTTTTCCAAAAGTTATTTGGAATGAAAATAAATAAAAACATATTGATTAGTTTCTTGAATTCAATATTGAATCTAAGTGGAGAGAATTCAATTAAAGAGGTGGATTTTGAAGAAAAACATCTTGATGTATCGTTGATTGCGAGTGAAAAACTCAGTATATTAGATTTACATGTAATTACTGAAAATGATATGCATGTAAATGTAGAAATACAATTAGTAAATCAGTATAATATGATTAAGAGAACAATATTTTATATGTCAAAAATGTTAATTAGTCAGCTTGAAAAAGGTGAAGATTATTCAGATTTAAATAGAACTGTAACTATTAATATACTTAATTTTAACTACTTAGAAGACGAGAATTTTATTAAGTGTTATGGATTATTTGAAAAGTATACTAAAAAACCACTAACAGATTTGATGGAGTTTATTTTTATTGAGTTGCCTAAATTTAATAGGTTAAAACAACCACATAAACTTGTGGAACCCAATAAAGAGTCTAATGAAAAACTATATAAGTGGTTAACATTTTTATCAAATCCTACTGGGAAGGAGATTGAGAACTTTATGAAAACTGATGGAGAAATTAAAGAAGCTATGGATGTACTTTATAAAATTAGTGGAGATAAAGAAGCTGTGATGCTTGCGGAGATGAGAGAGAAAGCAATGATGGATGAGCAGAGTAGATTGAATGGTGCTAGAAAAGAAGGGGTGAAAAAAGGGGTAAAAGAAGGAAAAATTGAAGTGGCAAAAAACTTTTTAAAAATGGGAATGAGTATAGAACAAATATCTATGGGTACTGGCCTTACAATAGAAGAAGTTGAAAAGTTGAAAAATAATGAAGCCATTTAA
- a CDS encoding type 2 periplasmic-binding domain-containing protein, whose protein sequence is MKKIFTLFVIINIIGIIIGCGAGTRETTVINNSIEKDRLEIIKEKGAITVAGPPKETPFFSVNSKTNDLSGIDADIITEIARRLEVNNGGFNFRKYN, encoded by the coding sequence ATGAAAAAAATATTCACTTTATTTGTTATTATAAATATTATTGGAATAATAATTGGATGCGGCGCAGGCACTAGGGAAACTACAGTAATAAATAACTCAATCGAAAAAGATAGATTGGAAATAATAAAAGAAAAAGGAGCAATAACTGTTGCTGGACCACCAAAGGAAACCCCATTTTTTTCTGTAAATTCCAAAACAAATGATCTCAGTGGAATTGACGCCGATATCATAACTGAAATTGCAAGGCGGCTTGAAGTTAATAACGGAGGTTTTAATTTTAGAAAGTACAACTGA
- a CDS encoding Gfo/Idh/MocA family protein, whose translation MKLGIMGSGMIVKDFLTTIPYLKDLELVAICGRKNSEDTMNELKNKYNIKNIFYNYDELLNSDLDAIYIALPNNLHFEFAKKALEANKNVIIEKPITSTYKEALILSDLAKEKQLFIFEAITNQYFPNYKKIKELLPTLGNIRIVQCNYSQYSSRYNSFKEGNVLPAFDPKFSGGALMDLNIYNIHYVVGLFGKPKNIEYYPNIERGIDTSGILLLDYGTFKCICIGAKDCKAPIANNIQGDAGCIYQDTPANVCKRFEILMNDGTSSRVNENNYDHRMVNEFIEFADMIKNNNIEKCYQMLEHSLIVSEVQTIARSKSGIIFPADIDVK comes from the coding sequence ATGAAATTAGGTATTATGGGATCTGGAATGATTGTAAAGGATTTTTTAACAACCATTCCATATTTAAAGGATTTAGAATTAGTAGCTATTTGTGGTAGAAAAAATAGTGAAGACACAATGAATGAGTTGAAGAATAAATATAATATTAAGAATATTTTCTATAACTATGATGAATTATTAAATAGTGATTTAGATGCTATTTATATTGCATTGCCTAATAATTTACATTTTGAATTTGCAAAAAAAGCATTAGAAGCAAATAAAAATGTTATTATTGAAAAGCCAATTACATCAACATACAAAGAAGCATTAATCTTAAGCGATTTAGCTAAAGAAAAACAGTTATTTATATTTGAAGCAATTACGAATCAATATTTTCCTAATTATAAAAAAATTAAAGAGTTACTTCCGACTTTAGGGAATATTAGAATTGTTCAGTGTAACTATTCTCAATATTCTAGTAGATATAATAGTTTTAAAGAAGGGAATGTGCTACCTGCCTTTGATCCTAAATTTTCAGGTGGTGCATTAATGGATTTAAATATTTATAACATCCATTATGTAGTAGGTTTATTTGGAAAACCTAAAAATATTGAATACTACCCTAATATTGAGAGAGGGATAGATACATCTGGAATATTATTATTAGATTATGGAACATTTAAATGTATTTGTATTGGTGCAAAAGACTGCAAGGCACCTATTGCAAATAATATTCAAGGGGATGCTGGATGCATATATCAAGATACTCCAGCCAATGTTTGTAAAAGATTTGAAATATTAATGAATGATGGCACAAGTTCCAGAGTAAATGAAAATAATTATGACCATCGTATGGTTAATGAATTTATTGAATTTGCAGATATGATTAAAAATAATAATATAGAAAAATGTTATCAAATGTTAGAACATAGCTTAATAGTTAGTGAAGTCCAAACAATTGCAAGAAGCAAAAGCGGAATCATATTCCCAGCAGATATTGATGTAAAATAA
- a CDS encoding GNAT family N-acetyltransferase: protein MRERIMITNIGTMQIETEKLIVKNFDIGGVVMLKTKRLSLVPLSKEYSEDLIKLWGDYDVIKYTYSTLMNTQEECLGNLIMWLTLQRDNSGPNKFAIFLNNNFIGIAGFPVIHNDNFKCGFFYQIIREYWNNGYGFEAANALLNYIFEKHPQATINADAVVNNPASIKILAKLGFSQICIEEKGFKNNGMELDIVHFGFKSKK, encoded by the coding sequence ATGAGAGAAAGGATTATGATAACAAACATTGGTACTATGCAAATTGAAACAGAGAAATTAATAGTAAAGAATTTTGATATAGGCGGGGTTGTCATGCTAAAAACAAAAAGATTATCTTTAGTTCCATTAAGCAAAGAATACTCAGAAGATTTAATTAAGCTATGGGGTGACTATGATGTAATTAAATACACTTATAGCACACTAATGAACACACAAGAGGAATGTCTTGGAAATTTAATTATGTGGCTTACATTACAGAGAGATAATTCAGGTCCTAATAAATTTGCAATCTTTTTAAATAATAATTTTATTGGGATAGCAGGATTCCCTGTAATTCATAATGATAATTTTAAATGTGGCTTCTTTTATCAGATAATTCGAGAATATTGGAATAATGGATATGGCTTTGAAGCTGCAAATGCATTACTTAATTATATTTTTGAAAAGCATCCTCAAGCAACAATTAATGCAGATGCAGTAGTTAACAATCCTGCAAGCATAAAAATATTAGCTAAACTTGGATTTTCTCAAATATGCATTGAGGAAAAAGGATTTAAAAATAATGGTATGGAATTAGATATAGTTCATTTTGGATTTAAATCAAAAAAATAA